Proteins co-encoded in one Rhopalosiphum maidis isolate BTI-1 chromosome 2, ASM367621v3, whole genome shotgun sequence genomic window:
- the LOC113552193 gene encoding putative ammonium transporter 1, which yields MSINISTTLMLNKILTTQLELEELKFNIDNMFLVINGIIVSFMQVGFACLEAGCVQPKNVTNILMKNVLDLFICAISYWLVGYGLAYGGGGCGYYGKEYFAGVGMRSEHNGVWFFQYVFAATAATIISGAVAERCNFIAYIFYSVIVSGVTYPIASHWTWSPDGWLLKLGYSDFSGAGTVHMLAGTCSFIAALFIGPRNGRFSTIAPNEYNGHSTLVATGTLLLISGFLSFNGASLGHITQPGDGLIVANSVANTIFGGSGAAVVMLILAKTGLVGESRWPFAMTINAVLNGMVSVCGGVNEYTHLSAMMVGMIGCIIYLVLQWIVPRLKVDDPLETTAVHFGGGLWGVIATPLFVKGGFWNNPDSMPLLKSNLIGAVSIILWSVVNSAILFGFLRVFDLLRVSTDKEIMGLDMSLHKEQAYPVTKISIENGHKMNNNKTTVIRHAYDNVAMQHTLQQ from the exons atgtctataaatataagcaCTACACTTAtgctaaacaaaatattgaccACTCAACTGGAATTAGAAGAGTTAAAATTCAACATCGacaatatgtttttagttatCAATGGAATAATTGTATCCT TTATGCAAGTCGGATTTGCATGTTTAGAAGCTGGTTGTGTGCAGCCCAAAAACGTGACTAacattttgatgaaaaatgtGTTGGATTTAt tCATCTGTGCCATATCGTACTGGCTGGTCGGATATGGGTTGGCGTATGGTGGCGGTGGTTGTGGATATTACGGCAAGGAATACTTTGCGGGTGTCGGCATGCGGTCGGAACATAACGGCGTGTGGTTCTTCCAATACGTGTTCGCTGCGACAGCAGCAACCATCATATCCGGAGCTGTGGCCGAGAGGTGCAATTTCATCGCCTACATATTCTACAGCGTTATCGTATCGG GTGTGACGTATCCAATTGCCTCGCACTGGACTTGGTCACCCGACGGTTGGTTACTGAAATTGGGGTATTCCGATTTTTCCGGCGCAGGGACTGTGCACATGCTAGCGGGCACCTGTTCGTTCATCGCAGCCTTGTTTATCGGACCCCGGAACGGACGTTTTAGTACCATCGCTCCGAACGAATACAACGGGCACTCTACT ctagtGGCCACCGGGACCCTATTGCTCATATCAGGATTCCTGTCGTTCAACGGTGCGTCCCTGGGGCATATTACCCAACCTGGCGATGGACTCATAGTGGCAAATAGCGTAGCCAACACCATTTTCGGTGGCAGTGGTGCGGCAGTAGTAATGTTGATTTTGGCCAAAACTGGTCTGGTTGGCGAGTCCAGGTGGCCGTTTGCGATGACCATCAATGCCGTTTTGAACGGAAtg GTCTCGGTGTGCGGAGGTGTCAACGAATACACACATTTATCTGCAATGATGGTCGGCATGATtggttgtattatttatttagtgttgCAATGGATTGTTCCCCGTTtaaaag tgGATGATCCGCTAGAAACAACTGCCGTCCATTTTGGAGGTGGATTATGGGGAGTAATAGCTACACCACTTTTTGTGAAAGGAGGATTTTGGAACAACCCAGATTCTATGCCA TTATTGAAATCGAATCTAATCGGCGCTGTATCGATTATTTTATGGTCAGTAGTAAACAGTGCAATATTATTCGGATTTCTTAGAGTGTTTGACCTACTCCGAGTGTCTACAGACAAAGAGATTAtgg GTTTGGACATGAGTCTTCATAAGGAACAAGCATACCCAGTGACTAAGATTTCTATTGAAAATGGACATAAAATGAACA ACAACAAAACCACAGTCATCAGACACGCCTATGATAATGTGGCAATGCAACACACCCTCCAACAATGA
- the LOC113553709 gene encoding lymphokine-activated killer T-cell-originated protein kinase-like: MSDNCTPKILRSTAKLPETPALERIGYGTGVGVFNLQRKDQSPWAAKIISRNAGRDRKQYSNRLQLEAKVLSSLNHPNIIGYRAFVKRPDGREVLLMEQCEQSLIDLIEIRKEENLGPYPVEYITKVAVDVAKALEYLHSSLVLHGDIKSGNILVKNNFEIVKLCDFGVSLPLKADGTLHKIKGCKAFYIGTPCWSAPEVLKGEEYLGAIITSKADIFSYGLVLWEMMTLSFPNSSTAIDESYYTGISDDLDAHLGERPPLPDSLARDPTYKQIVELFYMCTMQDYKKRPTAKQILQFMGTY, translated from the exons ATGAGCGATAATTGTACTCCAAAAATACTGCGCTCCACAGCAAAATTACCAGAAACACCAGCCTTGGAACGTATTGGATATGGAACAG GTGTTGGTGTATTCAATTTGCAAAGAAAAGATCAGTCGCCATGGGCAGCAAAAATTATCAGTCGTAATGCTGGTAGAGATCGCAAACAGTATAGCAACCGTTTGCAGCTGGAAGCAAAAGTATTATCATCACTTAACCATCCCAATATAATTGGCTACAGGGCATTTGTCAAAAGACCTGATGGCCGAGAA gtACTGTTAATGGAACAATGTGAACAgagtttaattgatttaattgaaatacgcAAGGAAGAAAACCTTGGACCATACCCTGTAGAATATATCACAAAAGTTGCTGTGGACGTTGCAAAAGCATTAGAATATTTACATTCTTCTTTAGTATTGCACGGAGACATAAAATctggaaatattttagtgaaaa ATAATTTTGAGATTGTAAAACTTTGTGATTTTGGTGTCAGTTTACCCTTAAAAGCTGATGGAACATTGCATAAAATCAAAGGCTGTAAAGCATTTTACATTGGGACTCCTTGTTGGTCCGCTCCAGAAGTGTTAAAAGGAGAAGAATATTTGGGAGCCATCATCACAAGTAAAGCTGATATTTTCAGTTATGGTTTGGTACTTTGGGAGATGATGACATTATCATTTCCAAACTCAAGCACCGCAATCGATGAATCATATTACACTGGTATCAGTGACGATTTAGATGCTCATttag GCGAGCGACCACCATTACCTGACAGTTTAGCAAGGGATCCAACATATAAACAGATTGTTGAGCTGTTCTATATGTGTACAATGCAAGATTATAAAAAGCGACCTACagcaaaacaaatattgcagTTTATGGGTACTTACTAA